The following are encoded in a window of Podospora pseudoanserina strain CBS 124.78 chromosome 6, whole genome shotgun sequence genomic DNA:
- a CDS encoding hypothetical protein (EggNog:ENOG503PUHE), whose amino-acid sequence MRAATTILLIAGCASTAFGAATKMFSDENCGTEVDKKVFNGFSTGDAPIPSDIKSIRTDSFSDVWFAYQDSEGPNCKGDLITRVKNDECIKTADLGIGCTRLCSGGLGGGDCATTQA is encoded by the exons ATGCgtgccgccaccaccatcctcctcattgCCGGCTGCGCCAGCACTGCTTTCGGCGCTGCCACCAAGATGTTTAGTGATGAGAACTG CGGTACCGAAGTCGACAAGAAGGTCTTCAACGGTTTCTCCACCGGTGatgcccccatcccctccgaCATCAAGTCCATCAGGACCGACTCCTTCTCCGATGTCTGGTTCGCCTACCAGGACAGCGAGGGTCCCAACTGCAAGGGCGATCTCATCACCCGCGTCAAGAACGACGAGTGCATCAAGACCGCTGATCTCGGCATCGGCTGCACCCGTCTCTGcagtggtgggttgggaggtggtgattgcGCTACCACGCAGGCTTAa